From Toxorhynchites rutilus septentrionalis strain SRP chromosome 2, ASM2978413v1, whole genome shotgun sequence, a single genomic window includes:
- the LOC129770546 gene encoding uncharacterized protein LOC129770546, producing the protein MMGFVFTLLISIVLMAILVEGNPTADFYNLDAHNFNYFKYPARPTTRYGLRQVDPDPSLGQRAKAVYTYFRNLLLGHPIQQNTYNIMFDPDRALRLRGAYQRQFGVRGENLIALIGNGYSPSELRYYGAVGREFKGF; encoded by the exons ATGATGGGTTTTGTATTCACC CTCCTCATATCGATTGTTCTGATGGCAATCCTAGTCGAAGGAAACCCAACAGCTGATTTCTACAATTTGGATGCTCACAACTTTAACTATTTCAAATATCCCGCAAGACCTACGACGCGATACGGACTGCGGCAGGTTGATCCGGATCCGTCATTGGGTCAACGAGCGAAGGCTGTATATACATACTTCAGGAATTTGCTGCTGGGACATCCGATACAGCAGAATACCTACAATATTATGTTTGATCCGGACCGAGCACTACGTCTGAGAGGTGCCTATCAGCGGCAGTTTGGGGTTCGAGGCGAGAATCTAATCGCGCTAATCGGGAATGGGTACTCACCCAGTGAGTTACGATATTACGGAGCGGTCGGGCGCGAATTTAAAGGATTTTAG
- the LOC129769181 gene encoding proton-coupled folate transporter, whose protein sequence is MDEGETSTHLDPSPDLSYTEKNKFERRYRYFILEPAILLLFYAWNVSSAVFTNQIVYQTCTVILSINQSECALLGTENETDASKELEKRVQPYSADILMAKSLIESIIPALCSMFIGPWSDKYGRKPVLLSTFIGSFATYCLVTIVCLLSDQYEIDPWYYLLAFIPAAFSGGNCALITGVFCYITDVTTEQNRAVKMGILEAAIFCGLLLGTLSSSYILRWTNATVVFAIATGSIFFGILYIAICIEESIRPNEFDSSTSRVREIFRFELVTDMFHTCFKRRPNFDRVIIWLVIVALGSSIFALEGTGTVYFLFLRERFDWTVQEFSYYDATAIVLMIVGNLVGMYVMKQYFGLSEAMLAAIGFCCYAIDSGIRAVAYVPWHLYLAIVISMMRGIAGPMGRAVISNTAPPSDIGKIFSLTTSIESLTPLVSAPVYTYVYTKTLPWYPGAFNLISATVFFFCCSIMIFVRIFQGMYQAPTFRAIN, encoded by the exons ATGGACGAAGGTGAAACAAGCACCCATCTTGACCCCTCTCCGGATTTGTCCTATACCGAGAAGAATAAATTTGAACGGAGGTATCGGTATTTCATCTTGGAACCCGCAATTTTGCTATTATTCTACGCGTGGAACGTTTCTT CCGCTGTCTTCACCAATCAGATTGTGTATCAAACGTGTACCGTTATTCTTTCGATCAATCAGTCCGAATGTGCCCTTCTCGGGACGGAAAATGAAACAGACGCCAGTAAGGAGCTCGAGAAGCGGGTGCAACCCTATTCGGCCGACATACTTATGGCGAAGTCTCTGATCGAATCGATTATTCCGGCACTGTGCAGTATGTTCATTGGGCCATGGTCGGATAAATATGGCCGGAAGCCGGTTCTTCTGTCCACCTTCATCGGATCGTTCGCAACGTACTGCCTGGTGACGATAGTTTGTTTGCTGTCCGATCAGTACGAGATTGATCCGTGGTACTACCTACTGGCGTTCATTCCGGCAGCCTTCTCAGGGGGAAATTGCGCGTTGATTACGGGAGTGTTTTGCTACATCACCGATGTGACCACTGAACAAAATCGTGCCGTTAA GATGGGCATTCTGGAGGCCGCTATCTTTTGTGGACTGCTGCTAGGGACGCTAAGTAGCAGCTACATCTTACGCTGGACGAATGCGACGGTGGTGTTCGCCATCGCAACCGGGAGCATATTTTTCGGTATTCTATACATCGCAATATGCATCGAGGAAAGCATACGACCGAACGAGTTCGATAGCTCGACTTCCAGGGTGCGGGAAATATTCCGTTTCGAGCTGGTGACCGATATGTTCCATACGTGCTTCAAGCGGAGGCCAAACTTCGACCGGGTTATTATATGGTTGGTGATTGTGGCCCTGGGATCTAGCATTTTCGCTTTGG AGGGAACTGGGACTGTATATTTTCTTTTCCTGCGGGAACGATTCGATTGGACTGTGCAGGAATTTTCTTACTACGATGCCACCGCGATTGTGCTTATGATTGTCGGTAATCTCGTTGGGATGTATGTTATGAAGCAGTATTTTGGTCTTTCCGAGGCAATGCTGGCAGCGATAGGATTTTGCTGCTACGCGATTGACAGTGGAATCAGGGCAGTCGCTTATGTACCATGGCATTTGTATTTAG CCATTGTAATTTCGATGATGAGAGGAATCGCGGGTCCGATGGGTCGAGCTGTGATATCGAATACTGCACCACCAAgtgatatcgggaagattttctCGTTAACCACATCGATAGAATCTTTGACCCCATTGGTGTCAGCGCCGGTTTATACATACGTGTATACCAAAACTTTGCCCTGGTATCCTGGAGCATTCAATCTCATCAGCGCCACGGTGTTTTTCTTTTGCTGTTCTATCATGAT ATTTGTCCGGATATTTCAAGGAATGTACCAGGCACCTACCTTCAGGGCAATTAATTGA
- the LOC129769180 gene encoding proton-coupled folate transporter-like, translated as MCSNSPTSLEERSLIEGLHPNSMEQYRTSPPRRRRVLLEPPVFLMFYAWNVSAAVFTDQIVYQACTVSLGINKSECALLGKEHESPEVQSLEARVQPYSADILMVEAVMDSMLPAVLNLFIGPWSDRFGRKPVMIVSFVGCMVSYVIITTLCYLSDQLQLQLDPWLYAIAFVPTALSGGYCTLMTIVYCYIADVTCEQERGTKMTILEASMFVGILLGNISSSFILRMTNSTTVFAIATLSVFLAVLYIVVEVRESIPTNEHQHDGFYEKFRYLLRPRLVIDTLNSSFSGRPHFDRAIILMGTVALGGSMFAIEDTYTVFFLFLRKQFNWAVRKYSFYSSAETICMILGNLVGTYGLLNLAGMTEAGIAAIGFFSCLLKSIAIAVAYESWHLYLAIFVCMLSGSAGPMIRASISNSIPPDDIGKIYSFASTFEALMQLGAAPLYTFVYKNTLSWYPGAFSWISAGVYAACYCLTMSICILQSIQRPIYTAVA; from the exons ATGTGTTCAAATTCTCCTACTTCCCTGGAGGAACGGAGCTTGATTGAGGGGTTGCACCCGAATTCAATGGAGCAGTATCGAACCAGCCCACCACGGAGACGACGCGTCCTCCTGGAGCCACCGGTATTTCTAATGTTCTATGCCTGGAATGTATCGG CCGCCGTATTCACGGATCAAATTGTGTACCAGGCATGTACGGTTTCGCTGGGGATTAATAAATCAGAGTGCGCCCTACTCGGCAAGGAACATGAATCTCCCGAAGTACAATCCCTGGAGGCCAGAGTTCAACCGTATTCGGCGGATATTCTGATGGTAGAGGCCGTGATGGATTCGATGCTGCCGGCGGTGTTGAATCTGTTCATAGGCCCTTGGTCGGACCGGTTTGGCCGGAAACCGGTGATGATAGTGTCGTTCGTTGGCTGTATGGTTTCTTACGTGATAATTACCACGCTGTGTTATCTCTCCGACCAGCTGCAGCTGCAGCTGGATCCCTGGCTGTACGCAATTGCTTTCGTTCCCACAGCTCTATCAGGAGGATATTGTACACTTATGACCATTGTTTACTGCTATATTGCGGACGTCACCTGCGAGCAGGAAAGAGGAACCAA AATGACCATTTTGGAGGCTAGCATGTTCGTCGGGATACTGCTGGGCAACATCAGCAGTAGTTTTATCTTACGAATGACCAACTCAACAACGGTTTTCGCCATAGCTACCTTGTCGGTGTTCCTGGCCGTGCTGTATATTGTCGTTGAAGTGAGGGAAAGCATTCCAACGAACGAACATCAGCATGATGGTTTCTACGAGAAGTTCCGGTACCTGTTGCGACCCCGCTTGGTGATCGATACGCTCAATAGCAGCTTCAGTGGTAGACCACACTTCGACAGGGCTATCATTCTGATGGGTACCGTTGCCTTGGGCGGAAGTATGTTTGCAATAG AGGATACCTATACGGTGTTCTTCCTGTTTCTGAGGAAACAGTTCAACTGGGCCGTGCGGAAATATTCCTTCTACAGTTCGGCCGAGACCATTTGTATGATTTTGGGAAACTTGGTTGGTACTTATGGGCTGCTGAATCTGGCCGGAATGACTGAGGCCGGGATAGCGGCAATAGGCTTTTTCAGTTGCCTCCTGAAAAGCATCGCAATAGCGGTTGCTTACGAATCGTGGCATTTGTATTTAG CAATATTTGTGTGCATGCTGAGTGGCAGTGCGGGTCCAATGATAAGAGCGTCCATTTCAAATTCCATCCCACCGGATGATATTGGGAAGATATATTCCTTCGCGTCAACGTTCGAAGCGTTAATGCAACTCGGTGCCGCACCGTTGTATACGTTCGTGTATAAAAATACTCTTTCTTGGTATCCTGGAGCGTTCAGCTGGATTAGTGCTGGGGTATACGCGGCTTGCTACTGTCTGACCAT GAGTATTTGTATTCTACAGTCTATTCAGAGGCCCATCTATACGGCTGTAGCGTGA